From Acidimicrobiales bacterium, one genomic window encodes:
- a CDS encoding acetyl-CoA C-acetyltransferase codes for MPDAVIVATGRTPIGRAMKGSLVSCRPDDLAALVIREVLAKVPQLDPALVEDVMLGCGQPAGEAGYNVARVAAILAGVDVPGVTVNRYCSSSLQTIRMAAHAIRAGEGDVFVAAGVETVSRFQFGASDTGPHNLAFAEAEARTTARGPAVTEPWTPLGGLPDVYMAMGQTAENVAEYEKVSRQEMDEFGARSQNLAVESQKNGFFEREIIPVTLEDGTVVTEDDGPRPDTTVEKLAQLKPVFREGGTVTAGNACPLNDGAAAVVVMSDTKASELGITPLARIVSSGVSALDPEIMGLGPVDACRQALKRAGKTIDDIDLVEINEAFAAQVIPSAKHLGIEWGKLNVKGGAIALGHPFGMTGARIMTTLLNALEDDGKTWGLESMCVGGGQGMAMVVERLS; via the coding sequence ATGCCCGACGCCGTCATCGTCGCCACCGGAAGAACGCCCATCGGGCGCGCCATGAAGGGCTCCCTCGTGAGCTGCCGGCCCGACGACCTCGCCGCCCTGGTCATCAGAGAGGTCCTGGCCAAGGTGCCGCAGCTCGACCCGGCGCTCGTCGAAGACGTCATGCTCGGGTGCGGGCAGCCGGCGGGCGAGGCGGGCTACAACGTCGCCCGCGTGGCCGCCATCCTCGCCGGGGTGGACGTGCCCGGGGTGACCGTCAACCGGTACTGCTCCTCGTCGCTGCAGACCATCCGCATGGCGGCCCACGCCATCCGGGCCGGCGAGGGTGACGTCTTCGTGGCCGCCGGCGTGGAGACGGTCAGTCGCTTTCAGTTCGGGGCCTCGGACACCGGTCCGCACAACCTGGCGTTCGCCGAGGCCGAGGCCCGCACCACGGCCCGGGGCCCGGCGGTCACCGAGCCCTGGACACCGCTCGGGGGGCTCCCCGACGTGTACATGGCCATGGGCCAGACGGCGGAGAACGTGGCCGAGTACGAGAAGGTGAGCCGCCAGGAGATGGACGAGTTCGGGGCGCGCAGCCAGAACCTCGCCGTCGAGTCGCAGAAGAACGGCTTCTTCGAGCGCGAGATCATCCCGGTGACGCTCGAGGACGGCACGGTGGTCACCGAGGACGACGGCCCCCGGCCCGACACCACGGTCGAGAAGCTCGCGCAGCTGAAGCCGGTGTTCCGTGAGGGTGGGACGGTGACCGCGGGCAACGCCTGCCCCCTCAACGACGGTGCCGCCGCCGTGGTCGTCATGTCGGACACCAAGGCGAGCGAGCTCGGCATCACGCCCCTGGCGCGCATCGTGTCGAGCGGTGTCTCCGCGCTCGACCCCGAGATCATGGGCCTCGGCCCCGTCGACGCATGCCGCCAGGCCCTCAAGCGCGCCGGGAAGACGATCGACGACATCGACCTGGTCGAGATCAACGAGGCCTTCGCCGCTCAGGTGATCCCGTCGGCGAAGCACCTCGGCATCGAGTGGGGGAAGCTCAACGTGAAGGGCGGCGCCATCGCGCTGGGCCACCCCTTCGGCATGACCGGCGCCCGCATCATGACGACCCTGCTGAACGCGCTCGAGGACGACGGCAAGACCTGGGGCCTCGAGTCGATGTGCGTCGGCGGCGGCCAAGGCATGGCCATGGTCGTGGAGCGCCTGTCCTGA
- a CDS encoding AMP-binding protein, which yields MSGAIYDVGSIWELVAARAGASGDRRMLVDESDRALTFGEFRDRCEVVAAGLHAMGVGSSTVVSWQLPTRFETVVLSCALARLGAVQNPIIHIYREREVAFALRQTGAEFFFVPGVWKGFDYVAMAESMAAGLDRRPTVVVAYDSLPEGDPATLPPPPAGGDDEVRWIYYTSGTTSDPKGVRHTDTTLVTGGRGLAIALDMSEDDVGSIAFPFAHIAGPDYLVMVLANGCSAVLLESFVPETAVEVFSRHGVTMAGGSTAFYLAYLNEQRKQPGKKIIPSLRLLSGGGAAMPPEVFHEVGREIGVPVAHGYGMTEIPMICMGSPTDTDEQLANTVGKPVSGAEIRIVTLDEDEAPTGVDGEVRVRGPMVCKGYTDPALSAESFDAMGYFRTGDVGHVRPDGHVVLTGRLKDIIIRKGENISAKEIEDLLYTHPKVGDVAVVGLPDRARGERVCAVVETAEGAEPLGFDEMVAYLRAAGLMTQKVPEQLEVVDALPRNDTLNKVLKYKLREELAAKPFDG from the coding sequence GTGAGCGGCGCCATCTACGACGTGGGATCGATCTGGGAGCTCGTGGCGGCGCGCGCGGGGGCGTCCGGAGACCGGCGCATGCTCGTCGACGAGTCCGACCGGGCGCTCACCTTCGGCGAGTTCCGGGACCGCTGCGAGGTGGTGGCCGCCGGACTGCACGCCATGGGCGTCGGGTCCTCGACCGTGGTGTCGTGGCAGCTGCCGACCCGGTTCGAAACGGTCGTGCTCTCGTGCGCGCTCGCCCGCCTCGGTGCGGTGCAGAACCCGATCATCCACATCTACCGCGAGCGCGAGGTGGCCTTCGCCCTGCGCCAGACCGGCGCGGAGTTCTTCTTCGTGCCCGGGGTGTGGAAGGGCTTCGACTACGTCGCCATGGCCGAGTCGATGGCGGCGGGGCTCGACCGGCGACCGACGGTCGTCGTGGCCTACGACTCGTTGCCCGAGGGCGACCCGGCGACGCTGCCGCCCCCGCCGGCGGGGGGTGACGACGAGGTCCGCTGGATCTACTACACGTCGGGCACGACCTCGGACCCCAAGGGTGTGCGCCACACCGACACGACCCTGGTGACCGGCGGCCGGGGGCTCGCCATCGCCCTCGACATGAGCGAGGACGACGTCGGGTCCATCGCCTTCCCCTTCGCCCACATCGCCGGCCCCGACTACCTGGTCATGGTGCTCGCCAACGGATGCTCGGCCGTGCTGCTGGAATCGTTCGTGCCCGAGACCGCCGTCGAGGTGTTCTCACGGCACGGCGTCACCATGGCCGGCGGCAGCACGGCGTTCTACTTGGCGTACCTCAACGAGCAGCGCAAGCAGCCGGGCAAGAAGATCATCCCGTCACTGCGGCTGCTGTCGGGCGGCGGAGCGGCGATGCCGCCGGAGGTGTTCCACGAGGTGGGCCGCGAGATCGGCGTGCCGGTGGCCCACGGCTACGGCATGACGGAGATCCCCATGATCTGCATGGGCTCGCCCACCGACACCGATGAGCAGCTCGCCAACACCGTGGGCAAGCCGGTGTCGGGCGCCGAGATCCGCATCGTGACCCTCGACGAGGACGAGGCCCCCACCGGCGTGGACGGCGAGGTGCGCGTCCGGGGCCCGATGGTGTGCAAGGGCTACACCGACCCGGCGCTCTCCGCCGAGTCGTTCGACGCCATGGGCTACTTCCGCACCGGCGACGTGGGGCACGTCCGGCCCGACGGTCACGTGGTGCTCACGGGACGGCTGAAGGACATCATCATCCGCAAGGGCGAGAACATCTCGGCCAAGGAGATCGAGGACCTGCTCTACACCCACCCCAAGGTGGGCGACGTGGCGGTCGTCGGGTTGCCCGACCGCGCCCGCGGCGAGCGGGTGTGCGCGGTGGTCGAGACCGCCGAAGGGGCGGAGCCGCTCGGCTTCGACGAGATGGTGGCCTACTTGCGCGCCGCGGGGCTGATGACCCAGAAGGTCCCCGAGCAGCTCGAGGTCGTCGACGCCCTCCCGCGCAACGACACGCTGAACAAGGTGCTGAAGTACAAGCTGCGCGAGGAGCTGGCGGCCAAACCGTTCGACGGCTGA
- a CDS encoding glycosyltransferase family 39 protein, protein METPAPLGCPRPGVPAATAWVGLVCLAAVGLGVFARLWLLSNSPVNSDEAVVGLMAKQALHGHLHTFYWGQDYGGVEPLGLAVLFGVFGTHAWLIRACPGLIEAAACVVLWRLGRRMFGTGVGGVAAALAWVWPESDVRNSVQAFGFRGAQLVCGLLVLLAALRISTGEDRRSTWALLGAAAGVGWWASPEILYFAVPAAPFVAWSAWRRGGRAVAADGGVLLGALVAGMLPWLYTNAHTHFASLRVGSHYGAADGTYLHRLGILFSKTLPIILGTRAMQRGTWLGGAAGPVLYGVLLVVLVLSLVVLARRVPRARLLVVALVAFPWLYARAPTGYWQDGRFAVYFPPLIALAVLGAGNEVIGVVARGPWRRTARAVLVTAVVAAAGVSAVQTLDVVTTFAARPFAITGARTEATPASVASGLRRAGITDAYAEYWVAYALDFVSGGSVTASPTDSVRAPDVAADVAGAGNPAWLFPGPTASDVRRTTAGFPNAADPDGLSAARFAAVLARGGVATRTVAVGPMRGVVPSVRITPGDLHRLETTGHR, encoded by the coding sequence GTGGAGACCCCGGCGCCGCTCGGGTGCCCGCGGCCCGGCGTTCCCGCCGCCACGGCGTGGGTGGGCCTCGTGTGCCTCGCCGCCGTCGGGCTCGGCGTGTTCGCCCGCTTGTGGCTGCTGTCGAACTCGCCGGTCAACTCCGACGAGGCCGTGGTCGGCCTCATGGCCAAGCAGGCCTTGCACGGGCACCTGCACACCTTCTACTGGGGCCAGGACTACGGCGGGGTCGAGCCGCTCGGGCTCGCCGTGCTCTTCGGGGTGTTCGGCACCCACGCCTGGCTGATCCGGGCCTGCCCCGGGCTGATCGAGGCGGCGGCGTGCGTCGTGCTGTGGCGCCTCGGGCGGCGGATGTTCGGCACCGGGGTGGGGGGCGTGGCGGCGGCGCTGGCGTGGGTATGGCCCGAGTCCGACGTCCGAAACTCCGTGCAGGCCTTCGGCTTCCGGGGTGCGCAACTCGTGTGCGGGCTCCTCGTGCTGCTGGCGGCACTCCGCATCTCCACGGGCGAGGACCGCCGCTCGACGTGGGCGCTCCTCGGCGCGGCGGCGGGCGTCGGGTGGTGGGCGTCACCCGAGATCCTCTACTTCGCGGTCCCCGCCGCGCCCTTCGTGGCGTGGTCGGCGTGGCGCCGGGGTGGGCGGGCGGTGGCGGCGGACGGCGGCGTCCTCCTCGGCGCGCTCGTCGCCGGCATGCTCCCGTGGCTGTACACCAACGCGCACACGCACTTCGCGTCGCTGCGCGTCGGGTCGCACTACGGCGCCGCCGACGGCACCTACCTGCACCGGCTGGGGATCCTGTTCTCGAAGACCCTGCCGATCATCCTGGGGACGCGGGCCATGCAACGCGGCACGTGGCTGGGCGGCGCGGCCGGACCGGTCCTCTACGGCGTGCTCCTGGTGGTGCTGGTGCTGTCGCTGGTCGTGCTCGCCCGCCGCGTGCCCCGGGCGCGCCTCCTCGTCGTGGCACTGGTGGCCTTCCCCTGGCTCTATGCCCGGGCCCCCACCGGCTACTGGCAGGACGGCCGCTTCGCCGTGTACTTCCCGCCGCTCATCGCCCTGGCCGTGCTGGGCGCCGGCAACGAGGTCATCGGCGTCGTCGCCCGGGGCCCGTGGCGCCGGACGGCCCGGGCCGTCCTGGTCACCGCCGTCGTGGCGGCGGCCGGTGTGTCCGCCGTGCAGACGTTGGACGTGGTGACGACGTTCGCCGCCCGACCCTTCGCCATCACGGGTGCAAGGACCGAAGCGACCCCGGCGTCGGTCGCCTCGGGGCTGCGCCGGGCGGGGATCACGGACGCCTACGCCGAGTACTGGGTGGCCTACGCGCTGGACTTCGTCTCCGGCGGGTCGGTGACGGCCTCGCCGACCGACTCGGTCCGGGCCCCCGACGTCGCCGCCGACGTGGCGGGCGCCGGCAACCCCGCCTGGCTGTTCCCGGGCCCGACGGCGTCCGACGTGCGGCGCACCACCGCCGGCTTCCCCAACGCCGCCGACCCCGACGGTCTGAGCGCAGCGCGCTTCGCCGCCGTCCTCGCCCGCGGGGGCGTGGCCACCCGCACGGTGGCCGTGGGCCCCATGCGGGGGGTGGTCCCGTCGGTGCGGATCACGCCCGGCGACCTGCACCGGCTCGAGACGACGGGGCACCGCTGA